Within Buteo buteo chromosome 10, bButBut1.hap1.1, whole genome shotgun sequence, the genomic segment CCCTCAGATCAAGCAGTTCATATATACCCTGAATTAGTAAAGAATATAAAGTCCCATACTTACAAACTGTACCTCTTCACTTTGACCACTtacagaaaggggaagaaaagggagaaaacttaAATTCCATGCAAAGCGACTGAATATACAAGTTATAGTTACAGCTAAATCCTGCAGCCACTTGCTAAACTGAACCAATGTTTAAGATTTTAAGAATTGCCCCATGCTTCAAAGTATGACTGTAtcaattctgaaagaaaaggacaatATAACTGCATATACTGACTATGAAAAGAATATGTGTGACTtcaataatgaagaaataaaaggggagatctctccttcctcctctatAACCATAGTGAGTATATTAATGACTGGTAGAACTCAAGGTTATTCTACCTGAGTCCAAGAGATGTTAATTTTCAGAttctttctcaaaataaaaggcagaaaaaatttAGAACAAAGTTTAGTAACAAAGTTGGTATATGATTAATACTTACAAAtaaaagtagaattttttttaatatatatatacacacatatacatgaCCTGATATTTAATGACACATATTGTGTTAAAATAACACTCTTGGCCCCTTGCTGCTGATCACTTGGTTGCAGAAAATTAGAATACATGTATTTGATGGCAAAGCTAATCTGTACAGCGTAACTTAAATACAGAGAAGAGACACATATAATATGAAAACAGCAGTACCCCCAAAAATTAAATAGGTATTCTTATGTTCCTCTTAAAATATGCAATAGctaaattttaattatgcaGTGGCTGTAGTTAAAATCCATGTAATGTACATTATACCTAATAATGTTCCTATGTGTTTTGCAGTATGAGAAAATACCACAAATACTCTATGCTTAGTGTAGGAAATACTGCAGAAACATATATATGTGCAAAGGCTAGGTATATAGATTCTAACTGTGATGAAACTCTGTCCTAAATAATACAGGTCCAAGATACATGGTAGATATTATCAAATGGCATTTTATACAAAATTTTTACGCAGGAAACTCaaatttttcctccaaatacgGTTATAGCTCttgcttcagtttaaaaaaaatactgtatgaaAACTTTACATGATATGTCATGGCAATATGTTGCCTACATCTCTATAATAAATGAGATTAATCACCAGCTACAGAACTTTGACCTGGTATAAGTGCATGTAACTTTGCTTTCCACTCATTCACACCTGCTAAAGATTtggattttaaaacacataCGAGTTGCTGCAGTAGCTAGAATTTATGAGGGTTGAGTTTCCCTGCTACCAAACAGTAAAGTCTGGTCGTACACCCTGGAAATCACTGACAGTAAAAGATCGTGATCGTCTCCTAAGAGTAGGACGACTGGGATTTCTCCCCTTAACCAAATTTAAATAAGGATCAGATCTTAGGAAGCGTGGGTAGCTGTCTTGCTCCATCAGCCTGTAGACTGTGTTTTGTGCTGCATCAAAGGTGGTGATGATGGGCTGTTCAATATTCTGACTTGTGACTTCTTTGGTTTGAAAGTCCAAATTCACCTGGAGAATGAGGAAAAGTATATTTCTTTAATGTACATccatgcatttcttttgttattatCCATAGCAATGATACTGTACTTTGGTGAAAGTCTTTTCTGATAAGATGACCTTGAATCCCTGATACAATGAGATATTAATACCACAGAATTAGTATGTTCATGTTCAGTAATGGCTGTCAGAAAGTCTTCACAGATGTGTCATTGGTACAATGGAAAACCAGTAAAATAGAAGATAAAGTTTGATGTTTGACTAAAAGAAACTTTATAATAGTGATCTTTGTATAGCTGCAGCTGTCAGGCTTTGCAACAACAGACTAATACAGAGATCCCTCCATTCTCATTTAGGATCCATGTAGAACTTTGTCTCATTAGACCATGTTagtgaatatttaaaatttctggTTTCTGTGTAGAGTTTTTGTGGTAGGAAGGTGAGAAAActctaataattaaaaatatcaaaattattttaatgggtTTCTGGAAGCTTTAGATGGGAAAAGCATATCAAAATGATAATTTCTTCCATGTGCTGTTGCATTCATCCTGGGAAGATTTAACTAGTATAAGAATTTTATTAAAGTGTCAGGCACTGATTTAAGcatgttattttgaaaaataggatagaatatataaaaaaattgttgatCCAGTCAAAAAGTGACTTCtataatatgctttttttttccccctcactgAGATACACCCGTCATTTCCATAAAGCTAGTTAAAACAAATAGTTTAGATCTAAGTACTGAAGGGCAAATAAGGATGATAAAATGGTCCACTCATCAAACCTAAGATTTTATGATCCTATCAAACTGTACACTCAGAAATGTGTGTGTAAAAGAGCTCTGCTGGACAAGAAGTTAGTCAGAGAGAAGAGGCAAGTTCCAGAGCTGTGTGGTCTGAAATGAGATGCTGTTGGCTGGTCTCAGCTGCTCAGCTGAACACGAGGAACTAAGTTTCACCAAAGCCAACTGCTTAAGGTGAACAACAGCACCCACGCTACGTGCACCAAATCAAAAGTATGACAGATAAAGAAACCGTTACATTAGTCTTAGTCGAAGTACGACTTCCACACGCTGTCCCCTCCCTAGCTTTCCTCCTGCTCATTTTTTTGCTTACGTCAATCTCATAAGCGTTGACAGCATCAGCGCTTGATACCCCACCATAACTGCTCATAGATTGATCAATTGGCAATGACAGGTTCTACCTCCAACTGCTCAGGGGGTTTCTTTTTATGTAAGGTCCACCCCAAAGACatgcagcaggggaagaaataaaaagggacATGTCTTTGAAAGGTAATGTTTCCTAGGAAAAATGGAACTTAATCTTGAATATAATCTATGGGTATTACAGGTGGAAATTGTGCCATTTTGCAATCCTGCTCTTAAAATGAGAACTACACCTTTTTCACCCTTGCTACAGGGAAGTAGCAGTTAGTGTTTAACTTTTGCTATTGTGACAGATAAAAGAATACAGGGGAAAAGGAGCATTGGCAAGTGACATATTTGATCTGCTCAAACTTGATAGAATTATAGGAAATTTTAAGTCCAAAAGACTTATTGAAGAGGCTGATTGTGATTTCAGTGAGAGTTCATCACCTCCCAACCTGTTCATCTCCTTCCTAGAGCAGgcaaaaaattttgcttttgctcatTTATGAATCCTTTATAACAGGTTTCAGTAACATGAAGAAACTGTAAATATGAAAACTTTTTGCACTGTTATAGTAATATAAAAAGGCCTTAGTGTTGGTGAAGATTGACATATCAACATATTTTGGGGTATGTTACTGTCAGCATGTACAAAGAATATGCAGTTAGAGCTGGGGGGTGGAAAGAGGGGAGGGGTCAATCAAGAAAAGTCCATTCTTAAaacataattattattttaagggATATGCTTAATTTAATAGTTTCTTCTAGTCTCTTTTAGTCTTGtggcttatttaaaataaaagcttctcaATCTCAGTTATGTAATAATTTAATAGATAATTACTGGTTTAAGAGAAAGGGAGAATAAATCAGTTGTTCTGGAGGTAGCTTCACATAAAGACAGATAATACTTTTTCACAAATGCTAGCTGGTATGTCTCATTGCAGCTTTAACATTTAACATcactattttttcttaaatataccctgtatatgtatatatatatcctGGCTTTACAGAACATGAGGAATCTCTGATTCCTATGATATAATATTTAAACACATGCTCTACACTTAGAAGAGTAACATGGAGAGAGCATTGAAAGGAGTATGGAGGACAGTGAGAATAATCTATGCAGTTGCTTCCAGATTTCCTTCCAGAGCTTTGACATTTAAGATACAGCCTTCTTAACGCCAGTGACTACATGATTAACTATTGCCCCTGCTTCTGGGCGTGCACTTCCTAAAAGCAGATTTCATCAGATGCATTTATGTCAAATACTGTGTACAATGAAGAACGTTTTTACTATACCTCTTTTGGAGCATCTTTCTGTATGAATGTTTCATAAATGGTCTTAGCTTTTGGCAAAAGTTCATgtgcagttttgcttttcttgtagTCCTCGCAAGCTATCCAGAACTCGATGTTCTCCTCACTGAACTCCGTTTTCAGAAACTTTGTAAAGGCATCCAGTCCCGCTACAGAAGGGAATGTTGAATTGCATTAAAAATCCATATCCTTATTGGACAGTTACTCTTTTCACACAGTCAGCACAAAATAGGTTGTGCTCCCTTTGAATTACATCATGTTAtagataataattttaaaatacataaaggttttaaaataagtgCAGTTCTTTCATTGTGATCCTGAGTGCTGTAACTACCATTACAGAATTCTCAGCATCTATAAAAATTCACTACCAAGATCTCGTGAATTTAGAAATAGAAGCAATCAAAACATGTGGAGGTATGTGAAAGTGACGGACTTTATTCTGGCTGAATATCAGCCTAGGCTGACCGAAACACTATTTGAATCTTTGCTCATAAGTAGACTGTTGTCCagtaacaatttaaaatgaatggCTTTTAGCATCTTTACAATTTGTTTTATCCTCTTGTTATTATGCTGAAGATATTTTCGTTCCCAAGTATGCTTAATCTGTGGAAGTAATGCAATCGTATTGATGTCAACTGCTGAAGGAACAGATTTGAAAAGCACATAGTATCCAGCACTGTAGTTGGATCATACGTGTGTCCCTCCAAAATGGAAGGAGGGACATATGTGCATTTGATAATGAAGTAAGCAACAGGCCCTTTCAAATGATGGCCAGCTTTGATCCTATCACTGGTTTAGAAACAAACTGTATCAGAAGTGACAAAGTCTTTTCTTAAGTACATagaacatgttttcatttttaaggttTGGTCTTGCAGTCAGGAATATTTGAGCAGTATTCAAATGAAATTCTACTGTTTAGTGAAGGAACTCTTTGCTGCCTGTTATATTACTTTGTTcaataaaatatgaaacttAAAAGTTATGTTCAACTATTTTCAGTAGTTGACAGCATGCTATAGCCTAAGCATGTGAGCGGAGCAGAAACACGCACTGCTATAAATGACCCATCGTACCTAGTTTAGGTAACTGCCAGGTCTATTTAAGTGCACAACTGGATTTTATaattttccatcattttccATCCTAACAGtcagcacagagaggaaaaaactaCTAACCTTTCTCAGAAAGCAGTTTGTCAAAAGATTCTCCCCATTTCACTGCTTCTTCAGGAGACACACTGCTTAAGAAACAAAGTGGGTTTGAAGAATTGGCATATTATGTATTTAGGAAGCTGTTGTAACATGTGTTATCTGTTAACATTATTGCTCAGGACTGTTTCCCAAAGCCTTTGGTTAGATGACATCACTAAAGGAGCTCATTCTCTTAAGGACTTTAGAAACAtttggcttaattttttttctgacatttttcctgCAGAGTTGTACTTCTTCcccctgtttaaaaaaacatcacagcagagatttttctcttcagtgtttGTGTTGTGCTACTAGTCTTTAAGGGAATTGAGATCATGCTGTATGGTAAAATTCATAAGGGAACCAGGTCAGTTACctatttaaactttaaaaatactcttgCAGAGATGTGGTTTTGAATGCACTAGGTCTGAGGCTGTGTTACCACagtctatttttaatgaaatacgGGAAATTCTATAGCCTGAAGACAGAGTTGTAGCAATATGGTTTAGGTGATAGTCTTATAGGGTAATAGCACACATAGCCTGGTTCATTTAccacaaacatttttcaaatgtcatgTTATTCTGAGCCACTGTGCTCCATTTATAAAATGCCACATATTCTTCATCAAATATGTCAAGTTGCATGTATTTTACTTTGATTTCAAATGTTCTGCTCTAGAGAACAATGCAGAAAGGATAAAAGAATACCCTACTTCATTCACGCAAATACAATTTTGGAGAaaccctttttttgttttgtacagatTAACCCTGTACACACACCTGGACAGTACTTTGATTTTTAGCAGACCAGAACTGGAGTAAGCCCAGAGATGAATTGTATCATGCTAGGACTAGGACTTAAGTTCCAAGCCTGAAAGTGAAGTCCATTTTTATCAGGTGCTTTATGAATATTAATATTTAGAACCATTTTCATTTGAGGGCAAAGCACAGTACACCAGAAGTATCAGTAAGCAACTTGTCGAGGTTAGTTGGTTAGAACAACTTCTTATGGACTGAACACTTTTTGGATATGATTCCCCCCTCCTCATGGAGACTTGCTGTTCTGTTGCCTGATTCACATAGTTTGGGTTCCCTTTGCAAAATCTGTAGGCATATGAGGTTCAGATGAAAGGAAATTCCAGTCACTTTGGGAAGAAATTTAAGCCAGTAATGGTCctggttttgcaaaaaaataaaaggaggattttttatttattttttttttaaataggtgtCACATGTCTCCTAGCTGAAGTCATTGCTTTATAGGAATGAAACTTTTAACTAGGGACAGACAAACAGTTCTTGAGAGGTACAAATGCTGGAGAACTGAAATTCAAGAAATGAGCATAGGACGCAAAGTAGGGGGATTCTGGAGTCAGGGAACATGAGACCTCACTCCTTACAGAGTTTTTTAGTTATGAGAAGTACAAAAAGTGCAGTTCTCTGAACTGTGTGGACTTGTTGGGAACAGTGGGTTCCTATAGCTACGGAAATTGATTTGGTTATAGTGGAAGATAAACCCTGATGACTTCAGAAACAATATGCAGTCCACAACTGCACGGAATGCCAGAGAGGCTCTCTGCTGGGTTTGGAAACTCTTAATGTGAATTTCTAGTTTTCCTTCAGGAACTGCATCAACCCAGTAGCCTCACAGATCCCCAACACCTGCGTGCAGCAATGAGTTACTGCAATAACAGACAGAAACCAAGATTTGTTCAGCTTTGCCACTTTCTAAAGATGAGAAGAAGCTAATTAACAGGTTACAGGCATTTCCACTATCGGCACACTATCCATGTGCAGTGTTTCATTAAATTATCTTTCTACTTACGTTAGCATCTCTGTGTGAAGAATGGAAATCATAAAAACTAAGTAAATCACTTAAATAATAAATCTCAAACTATTATCTCACTTTATTATTTGAAgaacagtaattttctttttctttttttttttcatttttgcaaaaaataatctatacctctctctctctatagAGAGAGAAAGATCAGCAAAAATCTACCAGTTTCCCTTCCATACCACAAGAACAGCAGAATCCCTGTTAGTCAGGCACCTGGCTGACAGTAATATGGTAAAAAGCAGTTGGCTGAGCGAAGAAGTGATAGTCTGTTAAAAGGGGAAAATTCTTCAGAGAATTATTTATCGCTATTGTATCTGCCTCTGAAAGTGCCTTTTCACAGATTACGAGAATGCATTGATGGCTGTGTACTTTGTATGAAATACCCAGGGGTAATTAGCCGCCCAATACTGTCTGGCAGCATGGAGGCTGTGCCTTCTCGTTTTAGATGCAATCTTAGCATGGTTTTACATGTCTGGAACCGAGAAACGGAAAAAGGGTGTTCTCAGCACTGTTTTACCTTTGTTCATCATTGCAATGTCTTGTATTTCTGAGTGAACTGTAAAACCATTGAATTAAGGCTTCtgtcagcagcaaaacaagaaagagagagaaaaaaagaaagcaatgaagCCCCCCATGACCATGGACTGGAAAGTCTTCCAGATCATGAGTACACCCCGTCATTTGGATGGGCATGATATTTGGACATGTGAGCAACAAACACTGCTTAATTATCCAGATGCATAGGTGCAAGTGTTTAGATACCCACTCCTCAGTCACTTTTTCATGGGTTCTAGAAACAGAGTTTGGGCCTTTATACAATTTCTACCATGTGTTCAGAATTAGTAAGGGCTGGTAGAAGGAGTTCTGATCAAAGCAGGCACCTTGGTCCCAAAGATAGTAACTGCTTAAAAAAGGTTCATTAAGCTTAATGAGACAAAAGACCACAGGAGCACTGAAGTGATCTGTGATGGAAAGAAAGGGGCGGCTAATTTTTTACGCATGGAGTTGCAGTACTTTACGCATTCCTTCTTTTCAGCCAAGACCTACAAATGCAATTCTTAATATATCAGTGAGATCGTGGTAACTCACTGGAACTAAACTCTTATTGAAGTCAACAAAACCAAGATTTTACCCTGCATCTTTATGAGAAATAGTATAACAGGGACAGTTTTACAACAGTGTTTAAACAACAGTATCTGAATTTTGGAGACAAGAGCGTTTAAACAACTAATGCAATTATTGAGGAAATACACATTCAGTATTTGACATGCATCTGGCATTTGTACATCACAGAATTCTTTGGAAAACCTGCTTTCCAAGGAGTTGTGTGATTTCCCTGTGAGCCGTAATTAGTCAGCTACGTTTCTGAGTTGATGCTTGCTCAATACAGTCTGTTGGCATGAGTAAAGGTTTAAACCTATCTGCAAATGTATGGGGACCAATCTACATCTAGTAGTGTGAAAACACTAGCGGTGAGTTACCTTGATGCACACCAGATAATTCTATAGTGTTTGTATGCTTGGGTTAGATTGCTAACTATTAAATTAAATAGATCTTGAAGGCGTTATCCTCTGCGAAGTCTGAATGCACACGCACAAATGCAGGAAACGTTCTGAGTCACGCAGGCACTTCCTGAAAGGAATCCCCACCAGCTCAGTCTTTTATAATGCTTACCTTGCTGCTTTTGTCAAGCTTCCAGGTTTACCAAGATGATCACCTTCATGGAATTCAGATTTCTGCAGGAGAAGGCTCAgcctgtttctcttctgcttaGCTCTACAACAGATTTAGGGTAGCTTTTCAAGCAACCTGGTTGAAAGTTGGGGGTTTACCctcaaatatttcctttgacTAATATATCTGCTTCTGCATCATAGATACCCCTATGTTCACTTATAGTAATGTTGATGTGACTTCTACATATATTATTcacattaatgatttttttttctttatagcttAGCACAAATTTACATATGAAACACTgacaaagagaaatggaaatcttttcattttcagtatctttttcatttattttaaagataggAGGGTGAGATTTCACATTAGAGAACATAAACGGTTGGCTCAGCATCTTCTACTTTTaaagttttgcaaagaaaaaggaagtattGCTTTATGTCATTTgaaatttctaaaaagaaacttttccgGATCATATTCAGGCTTTAAAGAAGCATTTCTCAGAACTTCTTGAAacctccctttcctcttttcttagtttattgtttcatttgtttcttcttcttaaaaaatatttccacgATGAATTAATATCTTACGTATACAATTCCTGGGATTGCAGTTCATGAGTTTTCTTATATATATAAGTCAAAAATAATATGATCTGTGCCCTACGTTCTTATCCACAAGCTATGTTAGAAGAATCCTCTACGTAAACAGAACACTCAGAGTGTCAGCATGACCTTAAAACTTACCCAGGTTTGCTTGCTTTATGTGGCTCTTCTTTAATTGTTGATTTCATGACTTTGTAATAGGATTTATCCTTTGAAGCAGAAATGTTTAGCTGGGGGAATAAAAGAAGTGGGTTCTCCATCTTCCTCTAAAAAAGCTTCACGGTTTcagaaaaagtttcttttactTCCTTACAGCAATTGCATCTGCCGTACCCGACGTGCTCAGGAGGGCTCTCACATGCTGTATCGGGCTGGGTTGCCCCCAACTGGCTGTTGAGCAGTTTCCAGAGCAGGTACTGGGAAGAAGGAGGTTCTCCACCTTCACTGCCGCTGCAGCTGCAAGTACACCGGACTTTATGTGGGGTTCTGGTTTTACAGTCGTCATTTAGGGAAGTGAGATTGCAGCTTTGCAAAATGGCCGTTGATAATCCAGACAAACACGGCTATCAACGGAGAGCAACTCCTGGGTTTCTGCTTGTGGAACTTGGTATTCTACTAGGCTTAGGATGACACCATCATTTTCCCCCAAACACCTGTGAGAAGTGTACACAGTTTCTCTAAAATGAACTTTAATGAGAAGAATTTTGCATAAAATAACGTATAACATTGTCTTAAGCTCTTAGAAGAACTTCTAACTGACCTTAAACTGCCCTCTACAGCCTCAAGTGCCATATGCTGGACACAAAATCAGTTCTACCTACAGTATGCTAACTTGAAACTCGGGGTTTCTCACAGTCTCCTGCAAGTGCCAGATGAAGCTGTGTTGATTAGATATTTTGTAAGCGgagattttaaattttgcaccatttttcagaaatgatgAGCACCTACTTCTAATGTCAAGTTTGTCCACTTAAAACTCCTCCTTTATCTTTTCTATCTGtggctttattttcatttacgATCTCCCAGCCAGGATAAAATGTCTTTAGTTCAGCATAaaaatttttgatttttttttttttacagtaaataaCCAAAACCTTCTCATTTCAATTTacataatgtaaaaatgtattaagtTTTTAGGTTGATCATCACAAATTACCTCTTCACATACAAGCTTGATATCAATTAAGTTTCTTGTTCTTAAGTATAGTTTGCATTGGAGATGTCATAGGAAAAATACATGTACCAACAAAATCCATTCAATGTTAGCTGAATGAGAGTCtggaaaagattaaaatcaTGCAATAGTTAATTGATTAGGAATTAAATAGGTCTCCTTTTTTAATGCCAATGTCTCATTTTGATTGTTCAGGTAAgacactgagccctggggaggagACATGACCTCATCACCTTCCCACAATTTTTCACCCATTATGTGTATATAATGCTGTCCGTGTTCATCTGCCATCATTTTATTACCTGGTGATTTCAGTTCCTGGAAAATGTTGTTAATTGTAGCCTCAATAGTTCATATAAGCTGATTTAAGAAAGATTTGCAGCATGAAACGCCACTCAGAAGTGAATTATGGTTGCCTTGCTACTATACCATGTAACTTATAGATGGAAATGACCTGTTATGTCACCGCTTTCAGCACCCACCAACCATGGGCTCTCCCCAGCATACATCTGAATGGCTTGTCCAATCTTAAATGACTCTAAAGCAATGGGTGTTATGTCTTAGATGCTTGAAATATTACTGTACTATACTCTGACAATATTATTAGTCCCAAATGCAGCAATGTGCTGTGCATCTCCTGAGAATTCatttggaagaattttttttttctttttggggggtggaaggggggaggaagggaataATTACAAAcaatctcttctcttttttccgcccctactttttttttccattaatagaAAGCTAATATTAAATCCAGGCCCTGAAGTAGCCAAATTGCATCAAAGCCAGTCTGTGTTTTGTCAACGACGGTGCTGGTGCTAAtaagtatttctgttttgcacTGCAGGCTACAGTAGTTATAGCAACGGTATTAATGACCCTGTAAATGCTTCTGGGCCGTTTTGTATACTGCAAGATGATGATATAGAAAATGACTATGTTATTTTAAGCCAGAAAAAGCAGACCCAGAATATTACGTTGATGACATGACTAGAGACCTAGAAAGCTCTAAAGAAATTTGGGACGAGAACCAAATGTCCTGATTCCCAACCATTTCTCTAACCACTGAAATGTATTCAGAAATCTTTTGAGAAGGAGACTAGTGATTTTTAAGCCCTCAAATCAAGATAATCTCTGCAAAGTGAGAGCAATATTTCTTAATGATTTATTACTtgtagaaaagaataaatacatttttcaagaGCTTTCATAGTTAGATGAATAGAATATGTATTTGCAAAACAATCTTTATgtgacaaaaaagcaaaaatgaataCATCATAAAGTGCAGGAAGTTCCTTGACATGATGTCACAGCTGATGATCAAGTCATGCTTGACTTGTGTAGACCCAATAGCTGCCCTCTGTGAAAGAAATATTGATACTATTAGCAATAAGGATATTGTATTATACACCGAATATGtcgtatttcttttttaaaggtaagCACTGAAAGACTCAGACTTCCAATTCAGCTGAATAGAAGTGAAGCCCTGATTGAGTGGTTCAGCTCAGCACAAAGAACTAGAGCACGATGAGGAGTTCTCCTTTGTTAGTAATCCCGCTGCACCTCTCTTCAAGCTATTTTGTTACTTGCCAGGTAAGTGTAAACTTTGCCTCCTTTATGTCTATGCTCATGTTCTAGCACTGCCCGGGCTCCTCCACAACTGAGCTCCACCACTGTTGCTTATTCAAATCCAACTCTGCCAGTATGGCTTTTGTGAGTTATTTGGTTTAGTTTCTGCTGAAAGGAAGCGATATTCATCtttgtgggaagaaaaaaaaagcaacacagtcTCTTTACTGtcctgtgaaaaataaacatggaaagAAACTTCACTGAAGAGCATGGGCTGAAAAGATGTATTTccatatttctctttctttttcctgtaaagGGATTCAGgagttgaaaattaaaataatgtttttaattaattcgGCTTCAATAAATAATTCTGCTCTTCAGTAACTTCTTAACAATTTATCACTCCTCAATATTTATGTTGTTTATTCCTTATTGGAAACCATAATTGGACCTACAATTTAATAATTATATGATCCAACATATGGTTGTTTTGTTTATCTTCAGacaaaagaaaccatttttgCTTCATGAAGTAatatcaaaaggaaaatagttttattgTAAATCTCAAGTAGAGGAGCTTGCAGTCTGCTAATTCAGTGAATTTCTTTAGTGCTGCACTTAAAAGTTTTATCTTTCTGCAGGAACTTGGTATGTGGGATACTTCAGAGTTAGTGGAAGAGAAGCATTATAACGTCTACACATAGTTCCCATTATAAAACCctcttttgttgctgctgtttaaaaggaaggaaacaaaattgcATTGTTTCAGATAGGGATCACTGACAAGAGGAACGTTAACACTTTGCACTCGGGGTCTGTAGGTCCTGTCAGCCAGAGATCTCAAAAGAATTTTGTAAGGCATCCGTGATGACAACTCAGGCTTGGTGCAGGCTTGGGAATCTTTGTAGCTTCAACAGAACTTCTGCTGTGGAAAATGTTTACATCTGTGCTAaactaaatttatttatttttct encodes:
- the RGS18 gene encoding regulator of G-protein signaling 18 isoform X2 → MENPLLLFPQLNISASKDKSYYKVMKSTIKEEPHKASKPGAKQKRNRLSLLLQKSEFHEGDHLGKPGSLTKAASVSPEEAVKWGESFDKLLSEKAGLDAFTKFLKTEFSEENIEFWIACEDYKKSKTAHELLPKAKTIYETFIQKDAPKEVNLDFQTKEVTSQNIEQPIITTFDAAQNTVYRLMEQDSYPRFLRSDPYLNLVKGRNPSRPTLRRRSRSFTVSDFQGVRPDFTVW
- the RGS18 gene encoding regulator of G-protein signaling 18 isoform X1 codes for the protein MENPLLLFPQLNISASKDKSYYKVMKSTIKEEPHKASKPGAKQKRNRLSLLLQKSEFHEGDHLGKPGSLTKAASSVSPEEAVKWGESFDKLLSEKAGLDAFTKFLKTEFSEENIEFWIACEDYKKSKTAHELLPKAKTIYETFIQKDAPKEVNLDFQTKEVTSQNIEQPIITTFDAAQNTVYRLMEQDSYPRFLRSDPYLNLVKGRNPSRPTLRRRSRSFTVSDFQGVRPDFTVW